Proteins co-encoded in one Marinomonas sp. IMCC 4694 genomic window:
- a CDS encoding Fic family protein — MKYSWQHPDWPNFTLDETLCRDALYQYALEAGRLSGGMSQLENTLQYDAYIDLMVSEAINTSEIEGERLDREDVRSSIKNFLGLSNPPTRIADPRAEGMAALMVDVRNSFAGELTKATLFHWHQLVLPQPENSLLPRNLKVGQWRDSAEPMHIVSGPIGYEKVHYEAPPAYQVDTEINRFLNWFNRSNPLKAQRDIVLAGPVRSAIAHFWFETIHPFDDGNGRVGRAIAEMALAQDLNRPPLLSLSTIIEKDKNAYYDGLNKASQFNLDINDWVTWFVDSVLLAQQEAAQKIDFVLKKAKFWEKHQHTELNERQKKVLSKLFNAGSDGFEGGLSAKKYISITSSSKATATRDLSDLVEKECLYRLEGGGRNARYGLAI; from the coding sequence ATGAAATACAGCTGGCAACACCCTGATTGGCCAAACTTCACCCTTGATGAAACTCTATGCCGAGACGCTTTGTATCAGTACGCGTTAGAGGCTGGTCGTTTGTCTGGTGGAATGAGTCAGCTTGAAAATACGTTGCAGTACGATGCCTATATCGACCTCATGGTGAGCGAAGCCATTAACACCAGCGAGATAGAAGGCGAGCGTTTGGATCGTGAAGACGTGCGTTCTTCTATCAAGAACTTTTTAGGCTTGAGTAATCCACCAACCCGAATCGCCGATCCGCGAGCTGAAGGTATGGCGGCCTTGATGGTCGATGTGCGGAACAGCTTCGCTGGCGAACTCACAAAAGCCACTTTGTTTCATTGGCATCAATTGGTTCTTCCACAGCCAGAGAATAGCCTATTGCCTCGTAACCTAAAGGTTGGTCAATGGCGAGATTCCGCAGAACCTATGCACATCGTCTCTGGCCCAATTGGCTATGAAAAAGTGCATTACGAAGCGCCGCCTGCGTATCAAGTCGATACAGAAATAAACCGATTTCTAAATTGGTTTAACCGCTCTAATCCATTAAAAGCACAGCGAGATATCGTTCTTGCTGGGCCAGTGCGTTCGGCCATCGCGCATTTTTGGTTTGAAACCATCCACCCATTTGACGATGGCAACGGCCGAGTAGGGCGAGCAATTGCCGAAATGGCCTTGGCTCAAGACCTTAATCGACCACCATTACTCAGCTTGTCGACCATCATCGAGAAAGACAAAAACGCTTATTACGATGGACTCAACAAAGCCAGCCAATTTAATTTAGATATTAACGACTGGGTGACATGGTTCGTCGACTCCGTTTTATTGGCGCAGCAAGAAGCCGCTCAGAAAATCGACTTTGTATTGAAAAAAGCCAAATTCTGGGAAAAACATCAACACACCGAACTGAACGAACGCCAAAAGAAAGTGCTTAGCAAACTCTTTAACGCAGGGTCGGATGGCTTCGAAGGCGGACTCAGTGCCAAAAAATACATCAGCATTACCAGTAGCTCCAAAGCCACCGCCACCCGAGACCTCAGTGACTTAGTTGAAAAAGAATGCTTGTACCGCCTAGAAGGCGGCGGGAGGAATGCGAGGTATGGGTTGGCTATTTGA
- a CDS encoding HigA family addiction module antitoxin, with translation MSMHNPPHPGEFIYDVYLEPAGLSCRYLAKQLDVASSTLNRVLKGQSAVSPEMALRLSKALGRTPESWLAMQDNYDLWHAKQHLNLANVHEVNFAMT, from the coding sequence ATGAGTATGCATAATCCTCCGCATCCAGGTGAATTCATATATGACGTCTATCTTGAACCTGCAGGCTTGAGTTGTCGGTACTTAGCCAAACAACTGGATGTGGCTTCTTCGACCTTGAATCGAGTTTTAAAAGGTCAAAGTGCTGTATCACCAGAAATGGCTCTGCGTTTATCAAAAGCATTAGGCAGGACTCCCGAAAGCTGGTTAGCTATGCAAGACAATTATGATCTTTGGCATGCAAAGCAGCATCTAAATTTAGCCAATGTTCATGAAGTGAATTTCGCAATGACTTGA
- a CDS encoding type II toxin-antitoxin system RelE/ParE family toxin, with protein MIKSFKHKGLKKYFETGSASGIQAKHKSKLRMQLTAIDTAQEIDDINLPGFKLHTLKGDRDGIWSITVNGNWRITFEFIDGNAYILNYEDYH; from the coding sequence ATGATTAAATCATTTAAACACAAAGGCCTTAAGAAGTACTTTGAAACAGGCAGTGCTTCCGGTATTCAAGCAAAGCATAAAAGTAAGTTACGTATGCAACTTACTGCGATTGATACCGCCCAAGAAATTGATGACATCAATTTACCTGGTTTTAAGTTACATACCTTAAAAGGTGACCGTGATGGGATTTGGTCTATTACTGTAAACGGTAATTGGCGCATTACTTTCGAGTTTATTGATGGCAATGCTTATATTCTAAACTATGAGGACTACCACTGA
- a CDS encoding DUF2971 domain-containing protein, which translates to MINDKENVAHYSKSKNLSHILKDKKIRFGRVSGLNDPRESSLGWIDVSGIGNEHNIEKYIEANDIKNYIGENLRLLCTTQHCENDLSTNTIETKIYGLPRMWAQYGENSKGFCIILNQKNLNQEIELETRKSEHIIADKVNYVDWLSIVNGSITIEYGEELQPSQKNIFETINENQFLKHLYFKKNIDWSGEKEFRWLIYSERKEDILVSIQSSIEAVVLGCDFSPEKHAEVKKYCADLGCSCFMLRYQHPRYILIPLLE; encoded by the coding sequence ATGATAAATGATAAAGAAAATGTTGCTCATTACTCTAAATCTAAAAATTTGTCGCATATATTAAAGGACAAAAAAATCAGGTTTGGACGAGTTTCAGGCTTAAATGATCCACGTGAAAGTTCACTTGGCTGGATAGACGTATCTGGCATAGGGAATGAACATAATATTGAAAAATATATTGAAGCTAATGATATAAAAAATTATATAGGTGAAAACCTCCGCCTACTATGTACCACTCAACATTGTGAAAACGATTTATCAACCAATACGATTGAAACAAAGATATATGGCCTGCCAAGGATGTGGGCGCAATATGGAGAAAACTCAAAAGGCTTTTGTATCATTTTAAATCAAAAAAACTTAAACCAAGAAATAGAGCTAGAAACTAGAAAATCTGAGCACATTATTGCAGATAAAGTTAATTATGTTGATTGGCTTTCTATTGTAAACGGCAGCATCACCATAGAGTATGGTGAAGAACTCCAACCGTCTCAAAAAAATATATTTGAAACCATCAATGAAAATCAATTCCTAAAGCATCTCTACTTCAAAAAAAATATTGATTGGTCTGGAGAAAAGGAGTTTAGATGGTTAATCTACTCGGAGAGAAAAGAGGATATATTAGTATCGATACAAAGTTCCATAGAAGCTGTTGTTTTAGGGTGTGATTTTTCGCCCGAAAAGCATGCAGAGGTTAAAAAGTACTGCGCAGACTTAGGCTGCTCTTGCTTTATGCTTAGGTATCAACATCCCAGATATATATTAATCCCACTGCTCGAGTAA
- a CDS encoding IS5 family transposase: MAWKELKQQSFADALQASNRFIEEFDEIHDLLNWSCIERLFCDIHNRTKGERAWPPLMMFKALLLQSWHNLSDPALEKALARDLLFRRFVGVGLDQGVPDHSTIWRFRNLLEKNGLLDAAMTEINAQLAEQSLIIKQGEISIIDASVIEAKNARPRKNAEGKNTQDPEAGYSVKQSSDGKRKTTYGFKAHTNVDEDGFVKEVMLTAGNVHDSIPFESILTGHEREVYADSAYKSAQHSRLLKQKKVKECIIHRAYRNRPLNEDQEKQNRYFSSIRSRVEHVFGIMKLHYGLGKARYLGRARNQARVSLICMAYNLKRAFRIQREC, from the coding sequence ATGGCGTGGAAAGAGTTAAAACAACAGAGCTTTGCCGATGCGCTGCAAGCATCGAATCGGTTTATTGAAGAATTTGACGAGATTCATGACTTGTTGAATTGGTCCTGCATTGAGCGATTATTCTGTGACATTCACAACCGTACAAAAGGTGAACGCGCTTGGCCTCCGTTGATGATGTTTAAAGCTTTGTTATTGCAATCATGGCACAACCTAAGTGACCCAGCGCTGGAAAAAGCACTGGCTCGCGACTTATTATTTCGCCGGTTTGTCGGTGTCGGCCTAGATCAAGGCGTTCCCGACCACAGTACAATTTGGCGTTTCCGTAATCTGCTAGAGAAAAACGGATTACTAGACGCAGCGATGACCGAGATCAATGCCCAGTTAGCCGAACAAAGTCTGATCATCAAACAAGGTGAGATAAGCATCATAGATGCCAGCGTGATAGAAGCGAAGAATGCTCGTCCTCGTAAGAATGCTGAGGGTAAAAACACGCAAGACCCAGAAGCAGGCTATAGCGTTAAGCAAAGCAGCGATGGAAAACGTAAAACCACCTATGGTTTTAAGGCCCATACAAATGTGGATGAGGATGGTTTTGTCAAAGAAGTCATGCTCACGGCAGGCAATGTTCACGATTCGATTCCATTTGAATCGATACTCACTGGTCATGAGCGGGAAGTGTATGCAGACAGTGCGTACAAAAGTGCCCAGCACAGCAGGTTATTGAAGCAAAAAAAGGTCAAAGAATGCATTATCCATCGAGCTTATCGTAATAGACCTCTTAACGAGGATCAAGAAAAGCAAAACCGTTATTTTTCCAGTATTCGTTCCCGTGTAGAGCATGTCTTTGGGATAATGAAATTGCACTATGGGTTAGGTAAAGCGCGTTATCTAGGACGGGCTCGCAATCAGGCTAGGGTGAGTTTAATTTGTATGGCTTACAACCTAAAACGGGCGTTTCGTATCCAACGAGAATGCTGA
- the pgi gene encoding glucose-6-phosphate isomerase, translating to MRSPTELTAWQKLTEHKQEMASVEMASLFATDPARVEKYTANAAGWTLDYSKNRANEKTISLLTDLAKETGLESAIKGMFSGAHINNTEDRSVLHIALRASQSQETLMVDGVNVLAEVRATLKQMEKFVAQLHSGEWKGHSGKTMTDVVSIGIGGSYLGPKVVAEALTPYKRDGIKVHFVANIDGSDITGKLKQLNPETTLFVISSKTFGTLETLSNANAARNWFLSNGGSETTVSKHFAAVSSNVKKAVDFGMAKENIFPMWDWVGGRYSLWSAIGLPVAIAVGMDNFYQLLDGAHQMDEHFRTAPFEENLPVIMGALGVWYINFHNAQTHALIPYDHYLRAMPAHIQQLDMESNGKTNLLNGDGVATDTGPIIWGGAGTNGQHAYHQLLHQGTRLVPVDFIAPLASHNPIGEHHTQLFANCLSQSQALMVGKTLEQAEQELRDAGATAEQIAKIAPHKVIKGNRPSNTLLTDKMTPATVGALIALYEHRTFVQGTIWGINSFDQWGVELGKVLGTDIYNRLVSDSDNSALDASTQALINAFKKAQI from the coding sequence ATGCGCTCACCCACAGAATTGACTGCTTGGCAAAAGCTAACAGAACACAAACAAGAGATGGCGTCCGTTGAGATGGCTTCTTTGTTTGCAACCGATCCCGCTCGTGTCGAAAAATACACGGCAAACGCAGCAGGCTGGACATTAGATTATTCAAAAAACCGCGCCAATGAAAAAACGATTTCTCTACTAACAGACCTAGCAAAAGAAACGGGACTTGAAAGCGCCATCAAAGGCATGTTCAGCGGCGCACACATCAATAATACGGAAGACCGCTCTGTGTTGCACATTGCCCTTCGTGCCAGCCAATCCCAAGAAACATTGATGGTTGATGGCGTGAACGTCTTAGCAGAAGTTCGCGCCACACTAAAACAAATGGAAAAATTTGTTGCCCAACTGCACAGCGGCGAATGGAAAGGCCATAGCGGAAAAACCATGACAGACGTCGTCTCTATCGGCATTGGCGGCTCTTACCTTGGTCCGAAAGTGGTGGCCGAAGCGCTAACGCCCTATAAAAGAGACGGCATCAAGGTGCATTTCGTCGCCAACATAGATGGCTCCGACATTACCGGCAAACTCAAGCAGCTGAACCCAGAAACCACTCTTTTTGTGATCTCATCAAAAACCTTTGGCACGCTTGAAACCTTGTCTAACGCCAACGCGGCACGGAACTGGTTTCTAAGTAACGGTGGCTCTGAAACGACAGTAAGTAAACACTTCGCTGCGGTTAGTTCCAACGTGAAAAAAGCCGTCGACTTTGGCATGGCGAAAGAAAACATCTTCCCAATGTGGGATTGGGTTGGCGGACGCTACTCGCTTTGGTCTGCTATTGGCTTGCCGGTTGCCATCGCCGTTGGCATGGATAACTTCTACCAATTGCTGGACGGCGCTCACCAAATGGACGAGCATTTCCGCACTGCACCATTCGAAGAAAACCTCCCTGTCATCATGGGCGCACTTGGCGTGTGGTACATCAACTTCCACAACGCACAAACGCATGCCTTAATTCCTTACGACCATTACCTTCGCGCCATGCCGGCTCACATCCAACAGCTCGACATGGAAAGTAACGGCAAAACGAATCTATTGAATGGCGACGGTGTAGCAACCGACACAGGGCCCATCATCTGGGGTGGCGCTGGTACCAACGGCCAACATGCTTACCACCAGTTATTGCATCAAGGTACACGTCTTGTTCCTGTGGACTTTATCGCCCCCTTGGCGTCTCATAACCCCATTGGCGAACACCACACGCAATTGTTTGCTAACTGCCTAAGCCAGTCGCAAGCCTTAATGGTGGGTAAAACCCTTGAGCAAGCCGAGCAAGAACTTCGTGATGCAGGCGCAACCGCTGAACAAATCGCCAAGATTGCACCGCACAAAGTGATCAAGGGCAACCGCCCCAGCAACACCTTATTGACCGATAAAATGACACCCGCCACCGTGGGTGCCTTGATCGCCCTCTACGAGCACCGTACATTTGTACAAGGCACAATCTGGGGTATCAACTCATTCGACCAATGGGGCGTAGAGCTAGGCAAAGTATTGGGCACCGACATCTACAACCGCCTCGTTAGCGACAGCGACAACAGCGCACTGGATGCTTCGACCCAAGCACTGATCAACGCGTTCAAAAAAGCACAGATTTAA
- the panC gene encoding pantoate--beta-alanine ligase: protein MNTFHTVAELRTALKIERLKDRSIVFVPTMGNLHDGHMSLIRRAAQEGDVIVSSIFVNPMQFSANEDLERYPKTLQEDKRVLEANGCHYLFAPDAREMYPDGKRSQTQIEVMGLSDILCGASRPGHFVGVSTVVTKLFNIVQPDCAIFGNKDFQQLKVIEDMVRDLSSNVRIIGIDTARNDDGLAMSSRNGYLTEEERRMAPAMYQTLLWAKEALLTNSASHEDIREQAQQKLEAAGFRRDYFEIRAQDNLQTPSEEEKSLVILAAAYLGSARLIDNLRVELA, encoded by the coding sequence ATGAACACATTTCATACGGTTGCTGAACTTCGTACTGCGTTAAAAATAGAGCGACTCAAAGACAGAAGTATTGTTTTTGTGCCTACTATGGGTAATTTGCACGATGGGCATATGTCACTCATTCGTCGTGCCGCACAAGAAGGCGACGTGATTGTGTCGTCCATTTTTGTCAATCCCATGCAATTTTCAGCGAACGAAGATTTAGAGCGCTACCCAAAGACATTACAAGAAGACAAACGCGTACTCGAAGCCAACGGCTGCCATTATTTATTTGCCCCAGATGCTCGCGAAATGTACCCCGATGGCAAGCGCAGTCAAACGCAAATTGAAGTCATGGGGTTATCTGACATACTCTGCGGCGCGTCTCGACCAGGGCATTTTGTTGGTGTATCGACCGTAGTAACAAAATTATTTAATATTGTGCAGCCCGACTGCGCCATATTCGGCAATAAAGATTTTCAGCAATTAAAAGTCATTGAAGACATGGTCCGTGACCTAAGCTCCAACGTACGTATTATCGGCATCGATACCGCACGCAATGACGATGGGCTCGCCATGAGTTCTCGCAATGGCTACCTAACCGAAGAAGAAAGACGCATGGCCCCGGCGATGTATCAAACTTTGTTATGGGCGAAAGAGGCGCTCCTAACGAACAGTGCGAGTCACGAGGACATTCGCGAACAAGCTCAACAGAAGCTTGAAGCGGCTGGTTTCCGTCGTGATTATTTTGAAATACGCGCACAAGATAATTTACAAACACCGTCAGAAGAAGAGAAAAGCCTGGTCATTTTGGCCGCGGCATACCTAGGCAGCGCAAGGCTGATAGATAACCTGCGCGTAGAACTGGCCTAA
- the panB gene encoding 3-methyl-2-oxobutanoate hydroxymethyltransferase: MYSDNAQKKLTKPVTLSTLKKMKAEKEKITCLTSYDASFTNVMNVAGVDTILVGDSLGMVIQGQDSTLPVTIEDMCYHTAAVKRGNTNAFILADMSFMSYSKPEQALDNAAKLMQAGANMVKLEGGSWLADTVKLLSQRGIPVCAHLGLTPQSVHKFGGYKVQGKSQDAADLLLQESLDLVAAGADILLYECIPIELGKTLTDAVPVPTIGIGAGHHTDGQVLVMHDMLGINLGHTPKFVKNFLIEGRNVTQAFEAYVKEVKDTTFPGPEHGFK; the protein is encoded by the coding sequence ATGTATTCAGACAACGCACAAAAAAAACTCACTAAGCCGGTTACTTTATCAACACTCAAAAAAATGAAAGCAGAAAAAGAAAAAATCACCTGCTTAACCAGCTACGACGCTTCTTTTACCAACGTGATGAACGTCGCCGGTGTTGATACAATTTTAGTCGGTGATTCGCTTGGTATGGTGATACAAGGCCAAGACAGTACCTTACCCGTCACGATTGAAGACATGTGCTACCACACGGCGGCCGTTAAACGCGGCAATACCAATGCCTTTATTCTCGCCGACATGTCTTTTATGAGCTACAGCAAGCCTGAGCAAGCGCTCGACAACGCCGCAAAACTCATGCAAGCCGGAGCCAATATGGTCAAGCTCGAAGGGGGGAGCTGGCTCGCCGATACCGTCAAACTTCTAAGCCAACGCGGTATACCGGTGTGCGCGCATTTAGGTTTAACCCCCCAATCGGTTCACAAGTTTGGTGGCTATAAGGTCCAAGGCAAAAGCCAAGACGCGGCCGACTTATTGTTACAAGAATCGTTGGATTTGGTCGCAGCTGGTGCCGACATTTTATTGTACGAATGCATCCCCATCGAACTGGGCAAAACGTTAACCGACGCCGTGCCGGTACCAACCATCGGCATTGGTGCAGGGCATCACACCGATGGTCAAGTTTTAGTGATGCACGACATGCTTGGCATCAACTTAGGCCACACACCAAAATTTGTTAAAAACTTTTTAATCGAAGGTCGCAATGTCACTCAAGCCTTTGAAGCCTATGTCAAAGAAGTCAAAGACACGACCTTTCCAGGACCCGAGCACGGATTCAAATAA
- the folK gene encoding 2-amino-4-hydroxy-6-hydroxymethyldihydropteridine diphosphokinase: MHAYIGLGSNLDNPVAQLDRAIETLRQHDGLHHLRVSAIYGSKPVGPQDQPDYVNAVASFNTLLSPLDLLDLLQHIEQDQRRVRERHWGPRTLDLDLLLYGQETINLPRLVVPHSFMLERGFVIKPLNDLAPDLLLANGNKVCEQLQQLDTSDLVFIKEE; this comes from the coding sequence ATACATGCTTACATTGGCCTTGGCAGCAATCTTGATAACCCGGTGGCGCAGCTTGATCGCGCCATTGAGACCCTAAGACAACACGACGGTCTTCATCATCTTCGTGTTTCTGCCATCTACGGCAGCAAACCCGTTGGCCCTCAGGATCAACCGGATTATGTTAACGCTGTGGCCTCGTTCAATACCTTACTTTCTCCTCTTGATCTGCTCGACTTATTGCAACACATTGAACAAGACCAACGCCGTGTCAGAGAACGTCATTGGGGACCGCGCACCCTAGATTTAGATCTGTTATTGTATGGCCAAGAAACCATCAACTTACCCAGGCTTGTTGTTCCCCACTCGTTTATGCTGGAACGAGGCTTTGTAATAAAGCCCCTAAACGACCTAGCACCCGATCTTTTACTTGCTAATGGCAACAAGGTCTGTGAGCAATTACAACAACTCGACACCAGTGATTTGGTCTTTATCAAAGAAGAGTAA
- the pcnB gene encoding polynucleotide adenylyltransferase PcnB — protein sequence MPTGLKSLLRKVTSLFASAQAQTYPIIVPRSDHSLSRQNLSPNAVKVLYRLNKAGYDAFLVGGCVRDHLIGIEPKDFDVVTNATPEEVHGIFSNSRLIGRRFKLVHVTFGREIIEVSTFRAHSAQDDNDDDETQNTSLKGKDSARSAHGIVLRDNVYGNIEEDAERRDFTFNALYYNVQDFSIHDYCGGLADIANKQIRIIGNARQRYQEDPVRMLRAIRFAGKLGFELEAETAAPIKEMAHLLDHIPPARLFEEVLKLLGSGNGIKTFALLRQYGLFRYLFPDTDALLQSGWQRDDIDPEAFILQGLKNTDDRIQSGKTTAPYFLYAVLLWPSVCLRHEEFQAQGMPATPALHQAANMVLDNQVASTAIPRRFSTPMREIWDMQYRLPKRYGKRAFLLLEHPRFRAGFDFLLIRELSGTDLDKLGDWWESFQHGTESQQRDLIKSIDTRANDKDGPKKRRPRRRRKSNGNSNGSKHTTSPSQSDSSDK from the coding sequence ATGCCTACAGGATTAAAATCTCTGCTTCGTAAAGTTACCTCTCTGTTTGCCTCCGCTCAGGCTCAGACTTACCCTATTATTGTTCCGCGCAGCGATCACAGCTTATCTCGTCAAAATTTAAGCCCTAACGCGGTGAAAGTCTTGTATCGCCTTAATAAAGCCGGCTACGACGCTTTTCTTGTGGGTGGCTGTGTCCGTGATCATCTAATTGGCATTGAGCCCAAAGACTTTGATGTCGTCACTAATGCGACACCGGAAGAAGTGCATGGAATTTTTTCAAACTCTCGACTGATTGGCCGCCGTTTCAAGCTGGTCCATGTCACTTTTGGTCGTGAAATCATTGAAGTGTCCACATTTAGAGCACATTCCGCGCAAGACGACAATGACGATGACGAAACTCAAAACACCTCACTGAAAGGCAAAGACTCTGCACGGTCAGCGCACGGCATCGTTCTACGCGACAACGTATATGGCAACATCGAAGAAGACGCCGAACGTCGCGATTTTACCTTTAATGCCTTGTATTACAATGTTCAAGATTTCAGTATCCACGATTACTGTGGCGGCCTAGCAGACATCGCCAACAAGCAAATTCGTATTATTGGCAATGCGCGTCAGCGTTATCAAGAAGATCCCGTGCGCATGCTACGAGCCATTCGATTTGCGGGTAAGCTTGGCTTTGAACTGGAAGCCGAAACCGCCGCTCCAATCAAAGAAATGGCGCATTTATTAGACCACATTCCACCGGCTCGATTGTTCGAAGAAGTACTAAAACTGCTTGGCAGCGGTAACGGCATTAAGACTTTTGCCCTTCTTCGCCAATATGGTTTGTTCCGTTACCTCTTTCCAGATACGGACGCTTTATTGCAAAGCGGATGGCAACGTGACGACATAGACCCAGAAGCTTTTATTCTTCAAGGGTTAAAAAATACCGACGACCGCATTCAAAGTGGCAAAACGACGGCGCCCTACTTTTTGTATGCCGTGTTGCTGTGGCCCAGTGTGTGCTTGCGTCATGAAGAGTTTCAAGCTCAAGGCATGCCCGCCACACCGGCGCTGCATCAAGCGGCCAATATGGTATTGGACAATCAGGTGGCGTCTACCGCCATTCCTCGACGCTTCTCAACCCCAATGCGTGAAATTTGGGACATGCAGTATCGTTTACCGAAACGTTATGGCAAACGGGCCTTTTTACTGCTCGAACACCCACGTTTTCGAGCCGGCTTTGACTTTTTACTGATCCGTGAATTAAGCGGTACCGACTTGGATAAGCTTGGCGATTGGTGGGAATCTTTCCAACATGGCACAGAAAGCCAACAAAGAGACCTAATCAAAAGCATAGATACCCGCGCCAATGACAAAGATGGTCCCAAAAAACGTCGCCCAAGACGTCGACGAAAAAGTAATGGCAATAGCAATGGCTCAAAGCATACGACATCCCCCTCACAAAGCGACTCATCTGATAAGTAA
- a CDS encoding sigma-54 dependent transcriptional regulator, translated as MAFSLWLSRQHQPEPRTSQPIEFHLLLIDQEAIQALTGQDAELPSAVRRIVLDAKPSLSTGVNCMAHGALYYLPLPTDSETLLKHVVNALEQADSMAPASSQNTNASSSQPADDAITLGNASSGIIGQCAPMQDLFSDMHKIAGTDVTVLIRGESGTGKELVAKALHNLSKRHRYPIISVNCAAIPENLIESELFGHEKGAFTGASTSHDGLIFAADKGTLFLDEIGELPLEAQARLLRVLQEGEIRRVGATQSTKVNIRLITATHRNLIEMVGQGLFREDLYYRLYVMELLLPPLRDRGDDISTLAQTLLEKACIKHDKPIYHYNRAFDKAIRAHQWPGNVRELENAIERAVILSPIEKVDAINLKLANQQHSNQRTHSTIMTNGDVFTGTTLDDYLKHFVQTHQHKMTETQLAHSLGISRKSLWERRQKLEIAKK; from the coding sequence ATGGCTTTCTCGCTATGGCTTTCACGTCAACACCAGCCAGAACCTCGAACAAGCCAACCGATAGAGTTTCACCTTTTACTGATAGACCAAGAAGCCATTCAAGCACTAACGGGGCAAGACGCTGAGCTGCCTAGCGCAGTCCGCCGCATCGTACTCGACGCCAAACCCAGCTTAAGTACCGGCGTGAACTGTATGGCTCATGGCGCCCTCTATTATTTGCCTTTGCCAACCGACTCAGAGACCCTGCTAAAACACGTCGTTAATGCCTTAGAGCAAGCAGATTCCATGGCTCCTGCTTCAAGCCAGAATACTAATGCATCGTCCTCACAACCAGCTGACGACGCCATCACACTGGGCAACGCCAGCAGTGGCATTATTGGCCAGTGCGCTCCAATGCAAGATCTGTTCAGCGACATGCATAAAATCGCAGGCACAGACGTGACCGTTTTAATACGTGGCGAATCAGGAACAGGGAAGGAGTTGGTTGCCAAAGCGCTGCACAATCTCAGCAAACGCCATCGCTACCCAATCATCAGCGTTAACTGTGCGGCGATACCCGAAAACCTAATAGAATCAGAACTGTTCGGACATGAAAAAGGCGCGTTTACCGGTGCCAGCACCTCCCATGACGGGCTTATTTTTGCGGCAGACAAAGGCACCTTGTTTTTGGATGAAATTGGCGAATTGCCGCTAGAAGCTCAAGCAAGACTTTTACGCGTCCTGCAAGAAGGCGAAATCCGCCGAGTCGGGGCAACACAGTCTACCAAGGTGAACATTCGCCTTATCACGGCCACCCACAGAAACTTGATAGAAATGGTCGGACAAGGGCTTTTTCGGGAAGATTTGTACTATCGACTCTATGTCATGGAATTGCTTCTTCCGCCCCTCAGAGACAGAGGCGACGACATTTCGACATTGGCCCAAACCCTACTCGAAAAAGCCTGCATAAAGCACGACAAGCCTATTTATCACTACAATCGTGCTTTTGACAAAGCCATTAGAGCCCATCAGTGGCCTGGCAACGTTCGAGAATTAGAAAATGCCATCGAACGTGCCGTTATCCTCAGCCCCATCGAAAAAGTCGACGCCATTAATTTAAAGCTCGCCAACCAGCAACACTCAAACCAACGTACACACTCAACCATCATGACGAATGGCGACGTTTTTACCGGCACCACACTGGATGACTATTTAAAACACTTTGTACAAACGCACCAACACAAGATGACAGAAACCCAACTTGCACACTCTCTGGGCATATCACGAAAAAGCTTATGGGAAAGGCGACAAAAACTTGAAATAGCAAAAAAGTAA